A window of the Virgibacillus pantothenticus genome harbors these coding sequences:
- a CDS encoding 6-phospho-alpha-glucosidase has protein sequence MKQFSITIAGGGSTFTPGIILMLLENLDRFPIKEIKLYDNDEERQGTVAGACRILLKEKAPQINFVETIDPEEAFSNIDFVMAHIRVGKYAMREKDEKIPLKHGVVGQETCGPGGIAYGMRSIGPVIELVDYMEKYSPNAWFLNYSNPAAIVAEATRRLRPNSKILNICDMPIGIEELMAASIGLSSRKEMEVRYYGLNHFGWWFDIRDKQGNDLMPKIREHVSKHGYVTADESKQHSDASWNSTFAKAKDVQALDPMTVPNTYLKYYFYPDYVVEQSNPEYTRANEVMDGREKFVFGECQKIIDNQTAEGTELEIDEHASYIVDLARAIAYNSKERMLLIVENNGAISNFEPTAMVEIPCLVGSQGPEPLAMGEIPRFQKGLMEQQVAVEKLVVEAWVEKSYQKLWQALTLSKIVPSAKVAKDLLDDLYEANKAYWPELS, from the coding sequence ATGAAACAATTTTCAATTACAATTGCTGGCGGAGGAAGTACATTTACTCCAGGGATTATATTAATGCTATTAGAAAACTTGGACAGATTTCCGATTAAAGAAATAAAGCTTTATGACAATGATGAAGAACGGCAAGGTACCGTTGCTGGAGCTTGCAGAATTCTATTAAAAGAAAAAGCACCGCAAATTAACTTTGTCGAAACGATTGACCCAGAAGAAGCATTTAGTAATATTGATTTCGTCATGGCTCATATTCGCGTTGGAAAATATGCAATGCGTGAAAAAGATGAGAAAATACCGCTTAAGCATGGGGTAGTTGGACAAGAAACATGTGGACCGGGTGGAATTGCCTATGGAATGCGTTCGATTGGACCGGTTATTGAACTTGTGGACTATATGGAAAAATACTCACCAAACGCATGGTTTTTAAACTATTCTAACCCTGCAGCTATTGTTGCTGAAGCAACACGGCGATTACGTCCAAATTCTAAAATATTGAATATTTGCGATATGCCAATTGGAATTGAGGAGTTAATGGCGGCATCGATTGGATTGTCGTCTCGTAAAGAAATGGAAGTGCGATATTATGGTTTAAACCATTTCGGTTGGTGGTTTGATATTCGTGATAAACAGGGAAATGACCTAATGCCAAAAATTCGCGAGCATGTTTCCAAACATGGCTATGTGACAGCAGATGAAAGTAAGCAGCATTCTGATGCAAGCTGGAATAGTACCTTTGCTAAAGCAAAAGATGTGCAAGCACTTGATCCAATGACCGTGCCAAACACATATTTGAAATATTACTTCTATCCAGATTATGTGGTGGAACAGTCTAATCCTGAATATACACGAGCGAATGAAGTGATGGATGGACGCGAGAAGTTTGTATTCGGAGAATGTCAAAAAATTATTGATAACCAAACCGCTGAAGGAACTGAACTAGAAATTGATGAACATGCTTCCTATATTGTAGATTTAGCACGTGCCATAGCCTATAATTCAAAAGAACGTATGCTGCTGATTGTTGAAAATAACGGCGCAATTAGTAATTTTGAACCGACAGCAATGGTTGAAATCCCTTGCCTTGTTGGCAGCCAAGGCCCTGAACCACTTGCTATGGGAGAAATTCCTCGTTTCCAAAAAGGATTAATGGAGCAACAAGTGGCAGTTGAAAAACTGGTAGTAGAAGCTTGGGTAGAAAAATCATACCAAAAACTATGGCAGGCACTTACGTTATCTAAGATTGTCCCTAGTGCAAAAGTTGCTAAAGATTTACTTGATGATTTATATGAAGCGAATAAAGCATACTGGCCAGAATTATCTTAA
- a CDS encoding alpha-glucoside-specific PTS transporter subunit IIBC, producing MNAIRRFGSAMIVPVLLFPFFGIVVGLATLFKNEAVMGELANPDGLWYQIWSLIENGGWTVFNQMELVFVIGLPISLAKKAPGRAVLSAVMGYLMFNYFINGILTIWGPAFGVDFASEVGGTSGLKEIIGIKTLDTNIIGAIFISAIVIYLHNRFYEKKLPESIGIFQGGPFVVMISFFLMIPLAFLTSWIWPMVQNGIASLQDFLVSSSYVGVWLFHFLERILIPTGLHHFIYTPFEYGPAVVDGGMKSYWISHLTEYSKATGALNDIFPGGGFLLQGNTKMFGSIGIALALYHTAKPEKRKKVGALLFAAALTAVFAGITEPLEFTFLFIAPYLFALHAILGATMVTIMHGFGLVGNMGGGLIEIAATNWVPLMGNHWGVYLAQFIIGIIFIVIYYYTFKFLILKFDIPMPGREKNDNGETKLYTKKDYRASKEQTAAAGESADAEKYNNEYERKAAIYLQGLGGADNIENVTNCATRLRVTVYDPSKVEDDMYFKEYGEAHGVVRNNKSIQVIVGLSVPQIRDSIDTFLSDKQ from the coding sequence ATGAATGCAATTCGTAGATTTGGAAGTGCAATGATTGTACCAGTGCTATTATTTCCCTTCTTCGGTATTGTTGTAGGTTTAGCTACATTGTTCAAGAATGAGGCTGTCATGGGGGAGTTGGCTAATCCAGATGGTCTTTGGTATCAAATCTGGTCACTAATTGAGAATGGCGGTTGGACCGTATTTAATCAAATGGAGCTTGTGTTTGTTATCGGTCTTCCGATTTCTTTGGCGAAAAAAGCGCCTGGGCGAGCTGTATTATCAGCTGTCATGGGTTACTTAATGTTTAACTACTTTATTAACGGTATTTTAACCATTTGGGGTCCGGCATTTGGCGTTGACTTTGCGAGTGAGGTTGGTGGTACAAGTGGATTAAAAGAAATTATTGGCATTAAAACATTAGATACAAATATAATTGGTGCTATCTTTATTTCTGCGATTGTTATTTATTTGCACAATCGCTTTTACGAGAAAAAATTGCCTGAATCCATTGGTATTTTCCAAGGCGGACCATTTGTAGTTATGATTTCATTCTTTTTAATGATTCCACTAGCATTTCTTACAAGTTGGATATGGCCAATGGTGCAAAATGGAATTGCTTCGTTACAGGACTTTTTAGTTTCATCAAGTTACGTTGGCGTCTGGCTATTCCATTTCTTAGAGCGGATTTTAATTCCGACCGGTTTGCACCATTTCATCTATACACCGTTTGAATATGGGCCAGCTGTTGTGGATGGTGGTATGAAGTCATATTGGATTTCTCATTTGACAGAGTACTCAAAGGCTACGGGCGCCTTAAATGATATCTTCCCTGGTGGCGGATTCTTATTACAAGGAAATACAAAAATGTTTGGTTCCATTGGAATCGCACTTGCATTATACCATACAGCCAAACCAGAAAAGCGTAAGAAAGTTGGCGCTTTACTATTTGCTGCAGCGTTAACAGCTGTCTTTGCTGGAATTACTGAACCACTTGAGTTTACGTTCTTATTTATCGCTCCATACCTATTTGCTCTTCATGCCATTTTAGGAGCTACCATGGTTACGATCATGCATGGATTTGGTCTTGTTGGTAATATGGGCGGCGGTTTAATTGAAATAGCGGCAACAAACTGGGTACCGCTTATGGGAAATCATTGGGGTGTTTATCTCGCTCAATTTATCATTGGAATCATCTTCATTGTAATCTATTACTACACATTTAAATTTTTAATTTTGAAGTTTGATATTCCAATGCCTGGTCGTGAAAAAAATGACAATGGTGAAACAAAACTTTATACGAAAAAGGATTATCGTGCAAGCAAGGAGCAGACAGCAGCAGCTGGAGAATCTGCTGATGCTGAAAAATATAACAATGAATATGAGCGAAAAGCAGCTATTTACCTGCAAGGGCTTGGTGGTGCAGACAATATAGAAAACGTTACAAATTGTGCAACTCGTTTACGGGTTACGGTATATGACCCGAGCAAAGTAGAAGATGACATGTACTTTAAAGAATATGGGGAAGCCCACGGAGTGGTAAGGAATAATAAGAGCATTCAAGTGATTGTTGGATTATCCGTACCGCAGATTCGTGATTCCATAGATACATTTTTAAGTGATAAACAGTAA